In the genome of Neodiprion pinetum isolate iyNeoPine1 chromosome 2, iyNeoPine1.2, whole genome shotgun sequence, one region contains:
- the LOC124212390 gene encoding uncharacterized protein has translation MSEANQETSVTSTQDRITPVEVNENGTALERNEETKAEYEGSKSTVEELFPWISEFKKKCRCLLAQPNIVSLIKLMKFYARNVSVNVTECYTKPYRAAKLKDSISETLLFFLFFYRELVEICDRNSYLDKMSDLLAMYMDMELKASRRGKEHHSKIAARLTSCLFVYLENSNDHILDTFIKAKFINRNYHDILDPILTKISKTIPARHNCDTMYVRYLLIYRLWKKVNSNATVKNQINSTAISHLGPPPVCPTPFLAKYVLPKVPKSQANSTKFLLLHKFDIEQSCKLFIQYCKENREDEDQGDLGKPNFTPNVPSLDNLEVLGGSGMCRDTNHIDNLNDNVNIPGAETCQRNLVKTNCICSGSGICMGKCSAQEGTKSVNNMKTKHESSKVIPLKPHKPGKVPPRPKSKKTGDILYIDLTTEEITEKVIKKKKQLKLHWLAEVKKKLNTKSAKTGEKKKKTQSDASNSFNNLPLPGIIDSTSAKSLSTATTPEPSVLPVNDVTNPVSPASLPSVTTQVPENCVLSNFANDFVPAENLANSNKDETPEFVEKLTTCGATKTVTIPCTDSSHMLKRDTNCNNSLSEIQSETSVAQLSNTLSHMCETYDDDSSTTDNNSKNHVNSPSKQNETGTLTASTENDSMSMVHKQVLSTEREEICETSEVYRSPSQSSDVAVIFTRDASDVAIVDLDEYVEDNTEISESCENSNITSEIENIRLDSSLSSYFTSDAIRENNIRNDLPRIKDEFNNDLTNITFHTNKLRLTNSGETYLNTLNDTVQEQSVDVENKSGKIQNVINFAVKEESTDNVAAFEVIDSENTNSAKFHLQDNVNQIIVDAIKEPEVDNKIMIAIEKEEEVDSYHCQIEQNTEESFEKSDPIKYDIMKKYDYKSSEGDQFDGTELTKFTELEIVERQQHDFKNKESKSETADKLTTSVENEYVDEQTLIPKINETLICTENIDDNIHDISNDLLASQESQFRENIDGLSLLASVSQHVSNLEYSEKSLTKPKIVDEEISCLATKIKRSHLLRNKGVIKEVSNEILLDVNNTISCKSINEIQDIWQKINDNKIHGTDLGLESSYNNITENESLDTIPLVLETTVDLNSSTLHNNMISVDNVTQMIKDSTNVIVNGETVVLLQKSPNSNLYIINKASDNTAECLDEDKKSTTNTTKRISTAMRDIMNHIPINLSRKNTDRQDGGKIQRYKVHTVGKNRVSRQLKSVIDRCSQHRDKSDIGYIKKEILSKSNYDEIFRQRSTDTPQSVIELESIEKPLPPVTRLTETPTDVQMTTNQRVSQESGVINMTTTGRLSGKLSSKKHEDKAKGTSIENVTFKHNIKQEFESCVDGSSTERSSCYGSQLTPGDFHLQVSKKNYNNINSSNMLPLNPRSPPKIPHVYSTVTTSANLYSLEHEHCDCAPCNMKVSSSQPYQTIPQPIPTCQLSHCACLKCAYELHYRQYLPRSSYLQTNSYFVPTDAKPTSKNNVVQEKALKLTEAVLAKFDDDQLLHKIEQSIIDNKVSNPTNAKNNVPDVKYKPEFDSKLPLKKRLKAHAMMSMSYQDTPIKLEKVENYPGTPMMSIAALEARNLTQNAVPVFEQKPTMPSAVIELSPRLKDDSSHHTTEMIRRDYLKDTSLTSIGNCVNVDEKTRKMNHHRRQTAAEVNVTASGCQKSFKTPAQRKEVSISSPTSLKRKATTVPNHPKSPKKVKKANVGKTKGRQTRSSTRNIPKVDYNYDGIIDLADPKLNTFTELKRKRKKTGR, from the exons ATGAGTGAAGCAAATCAGGAAACGTCCGTAACGAGCACCCAGGATCGGATAACGCCAGTTGAag TTAATGAAAATGGAACAGCACttgaaagaaatgaagagACTAAGGCTGAATATGAAGGAAGTAAATCGACTGTTGAAGAACTGTTCCCTTGGATTTCAGAATTCAAGAAAAAGTGTAGGTGCCTTCTGGCTCAGCCCAATATCGTCTCGTTAATAAAGCTCATGAAATTCTACGCCAG AAATGTGAGCGTTAACGTTACCGAATGTTACACCAAACCTTATAGGGCAGCCAAATTAAAAGATTCGATTAGCGAGACgttgcttttctttttattcttctatCGAGAACTTGTAGAG atatgCGATAGAAATTCATACCTGGATAAGATGTCGGATTTATTGGCGATGTACATGGATATGGAACTGAAGGCATCTCGGCGAGGGAAAGAACACCACAGCAAAATTGCCGCCCGTCTAACGTCTTGCCTCTTTGTTTACCTTG AAAACTCAAACGATCACATTCTGGATACATTCATCAAAGCAAAATTCATCAATCGGAATTACCATGATATCTTGGATCCAATCCTAAC AAAAATATCCAAGACTATACCTGCACGACATAATTGTGACACAATGTATGTTCGTTACCTGTTGATCTACCGGCTttggaaaaaagtaaatagcAACGCGACCGTGAAGAATCAGATAAATTCAACAGCCATTTCACACCTAGGGCCACCTCCCGTGTGTCCGACACCATTTCTGGCCAAATATGTGCTGCCAAAGGTTCCAAAATCTCAGGCAAATTCGACTAAATTTCTTTTACTACACAAATTTGATATAGAACAGTCGTGCAAATTATTTATCCAATACTGCAAGGAAAATCGAGAGGATGAAGATCAGGGTGACCTTGGTAAACCAAATTTCACTCCAAACGTACCTAGCTTGGATAACTTGGAAGTG TTGGGAGGCAGTGGCATGTGCAGAGATACGAACCACATTGACAATCTGAACGACAATGTCAATATACCAGGTGCAGAAACATGCCAGcgaaatttggtgaaaacAAACTGCATCTGCAGCGGCAGCGGGATTTGTATGGGAAAATGTTCAGCCCAAGAAGGTACGAAATCGGTAAATAacatgaaaacaaaacatGAGTCTAGTAAAGTAATACCATTGAAGCCGCATAAACCTGGAAAAGTACCGCCAAGACCTAAATCAAAGAAGACAGGTGACATTCTGTACATTGATTTAACGACCGAAGAAATAACggaaaaagttataaaaaagaagaagcagCTCAAGCTGCACTGGCTGGCAGAAGTGAAGAAGAAACTTAACACGAAAAGTGCAAAAAcaggggaaaaaaagaagaaaactcaATCTGATGCGAGCAATTCATTTAACAACTTACCACTCCCTGGTATAATTGACAGCACCTCGGCTAAGTCTTTGTCGACTGCGACTACTCCAGAGCCTTCGGTTTTGCCAGTTAATGATGTCACTAATCCTGTTTCACCCGCATCGTTGCCAAGTGTGACGACGCAAGTGCCTGAAAATTGCGTATTGTCAAACTTTGCAAATGACTTTGTTCCTGCAGAAAATTTAGCGAACTCTAATAAAGACGAAACGCCTGAGTTTGTTGAGAAACTGACGACGTGTGGAGCAACAAAGACAGTTACAATTCCTTGCACAGATTCTAGTCACATGTTAAAGCGTGATACAAATTGCAACAATTCATTGTCCGAAATCCAATCAGAAACATCTGTTGCTCAATTGTCCAATACTTTAAGTCATATGTGCGAAACTTATGACGATGACAGCAGCACTACCGATAACAATAGTAAGAATCACGTGAACAGTCCATctaaacaaaatgaaacagGTACTCTAACTGCTTCCACTGAAAACGACAGCATGTCCATGGTCCACAAACAAGTATTAAGTACAGAAAGAGAAGAGATTTGTGAAACATCTGAAGTTTACAGAAGTCCTTCGCAGAGCTCCGATGTCGCTGTCATTTTCACTCGAGATGCTTCGGATGTGGCAATTGTCGATCTTGATGAATATGTAGAGGACAATACTGAAATAAGCGAGTCGTGCGAGAATTCTAATATCACTTCTGAGATTGAAAACATAAGACTGGACTCATCGTTATCCAGCTACTTCACGAGCGATGCGATACGTGAGAATAATATCAGGAACGATTTACCAAGGATTAAAGATGAGTTTAATAATGATCTAACGAACATAACTTTCCACACTAATAAACTTAGATTAACAAACTCTGGCGAAACGTATTTAAATACGCTGAATGATACTGTGCAAGAGCAGTCGGTAGACGTTGAGAATAAGTCAGGTAAAATTCAGAATGTAATAAACTTTGCTGTGAAAGAGGAAAGCACTGATAACGTTGCCGCCTTTGAAGTCATTGATTCTGAGAATACAAACTCTGCTAAATTTCATCTGCAAGACAACGTAAATCAGATTATTGTAGATGCAATCAAAGAACCAGAAgtagataataaaataatgattgcgatagaaaaggaagaagaagtgGACTCCTATCATTGTCAGATTGAGCAGAATACCGaagaaagttttgaaaaatctgatcCTATTAAGTACGATATTATGAAAAAGTATGATTACAAATCTAGTGAAGGCGATCAATTTGATGGTACGGAATTAACGAAATTCACTGAGTTAGAGATCGTCGAAAGACAGCagcatgattttaaaaacaaggAATCTAAGTCTGAAACTGCAGATAAATTGACGACTAGCGTGGAGAATGAATATGTCGATGAACAGACATTGATACCAAAGATAAACGAAACTTTGATTTGTACTGAGAATATTGACGATAATATTCATGATATTTCGAATGATCTATTAGCGAGTCAAGAGTCTCaatttcgtgaaaatattGACGGCTTATCACTGCTGGCCAGTGTATCACAGCATGTATCCAACCTTGAGTATTCCGAGAAATCGCTAACTAAACCAAAAATTGTAGACGAAGAAATTTCGTGTCTTGCCACGAAAATTAAAAGAAGTCATTTATTGAGGAATAAGGGTGTGATCAAAGAAGTCAGTAATGAAATCTTGCTTGACGTAAATAACACCATCAGCTGCAAGAGTATCAACGAAATACAGGATATATggcaaaaaataaacgacAATAAAATCCACGGGACTGACTTGGGGTTAGAAAGctcatataataatataacagaaAATGAATCTTTAGACACGATTCCTCTTGTTCTAGAAACAACGGTGGATCTCAATTCAAGTACACTGCATAACAATATGATCTCAGTTGATAACGTAACGCAGATGATTAAGGACAGTACAAACGTTATAGTTAACGGAGAGACCGTTGTTCTGTTACAAAAATCGCCAAACAGTAATTTATACATTATCAACAAAGCTAGCGATAATACAGCCGAGTGTTTGGACGAGGATAAGAAGAGCACCACTAATACAACCAAAAGGATCTCTACAGCTATGCGCGATATTATGAACCACATTCCGATAAATCTCTCGAGAAAGAACACGGATCGTCAAGATGGAGGGAAAATTCAACGTTATAAAGTGCATACTGTTGGTAAGAACAGAGTTTCCAGACAGTTAAAATCAGTCATTGATAGGTGTAGCCAACACAGAGATAAATCGGATATCGGATATATTAAGAAGGAAATTCTGAGCAAAAGTAACTACGATGAGATCTTTAGACAGCGAAGTACCGATACACCGCAATCTGTGATAGAGTTAGAGTCTATCGAAAAACCGCTGCCACCGGTAACCAGACTCACTGAAACGCCGACCGATGTTCAGATGACGACGAATCAGCGGGTCAGTCAAGAATCTGGTGTGATTAATATGACAACAACTGGAAGATTGAGCGGGAAATTATCAAGTAAGAAGCATGAAGATAAAGCTAAAGGTACGTCGATTGAAAATGTAACATTTAAACATAATATAAAACAAGAATTTGAAAGCTGTGTCGACGGCTCGTCTACCGAAAGATCATCCTGCTATGGAAGTCAATTAACGCCTGGCGATTTTCATCTGCaggtatcgaaaaaaaattataataatattaattccAGTAACATGTTGCCTTTAAACCCAAGGAGCCCACCTAAAATTCCACATGTCTATAGCACAGTGACTACATCTGCAAATTTGTACAGTCTTGAACATGAGCACTGTGACTGTGCACCTTGTAATATGAAGGTGAGTTCTTCCCAGCCGTATCAAACAATCCCACAACCTATTCCGACTTGTCAACTGTCCCATTGTGCTTGTTTGAAATGTGCTTACGAGTTACATTACAGACAATATCTACCCCGCTCTTCCTATCTTCAAACGAATTCCTACTTTGTCCCTACCGATGCTAAACCAACATCTAAAAACAATGTTGTACAAGAAAAGGCGTTGAAGCTGACCGAAGCAGTTTTGGCAAAATTCGACGACGATCAGTTGCTGCATAAAATTGAACAGAGTATTATAGATAATAAGGTATCAAACCCGACCAATGCTAAAAATAACGTTCCAGACGTGAAGTATAAACCTGAATTCGATAGTAAATTACCTTTGAAAAAGAGACTAAAAGCCCATGCAATGATGTCGATGAGTTATCAAGACACACcgataaaacttgaaaaagttgaaaactaTCCAGGGACACCGATGATGTCCATAGCGGCGCTGGAAGCCAGAAATCTCACGCAGAATGCCGTCCCTGTTTTCGAACAAAAACCAACGATGCCTTCCGCAGTAATAGAATTATCTCCTCGACTCAAAGACGATTCATCTCATCACACTACGGAGATGATAAGAAGGGATTATTTGAAGGATACTTCGCTTACTTCGATAGGAAATTGCGTCAACGTGGAtgagaaaacaagaaaaatgaatcatCATCGGCGTCAAACTGCTGCTGAAGTGAACGTTACAGCGTCCGGATGTCAGAAAAGTTTTAAAACCCCGGCCCAGCGTAAAGAGGTCTCAATTTCATCGCCAACttcgttgaaaagaaaagctACCACCGTTCCCAACCACCCAAAGAGTcctaaaaaagtgaaaaaggcAAACGTTGGTAAAACTAAAGGTAGACAAACCAGAAGCTCTACAAGAAACATTCCCAAAGTGGATTACAACTACGATGGTATAATTGATCTTGCCGATCCTAAATTGAACACGTTTACCGAATTGAAACGTAAACGTAAAAAGACCGGCCgatga